Proteins encoded by one window of Pseudomonadota bacterium:
- a CDS encoding DUF1015 domain-containing protein, giving the protein MSEPYTKPFKGMIFNREKTDDISQCVCPPYDVISSVRSYYVRSLFNAIRLELPMPLPSMNKYSVARETLEGWLKKGILVCDNKETIYIYEQEFEVEQVTYLRRGFIALNKLEKKRILTHEETRKKAKEDREMLISTLKTYTSLIFGLYEDKQQEIENILIGSEKDKIYDFVDEQSIINRFYRMTDIEEMKKLILLMEEKNIYIADGHHRLDVSYKLNTPYIPLYLTNMYSEGIVILPYHRTIKFKKNMGLDELLKSMEGFIDTEKYPLLDNNSTKIALQKISTPSKPTFILYSKDDLTNLYILTEKAPFSFTNNDVHEGLKKLKVNVLHSGIVKKLLNIKEEEISFTQDPYKAITQVKEGALDLALFLPPTKVEEVKDIAENGLYMPPKSTFFYPKILTGLVFYKYE; this is encoded by the coding sequence ATGTCCGAACCTTATACAAAACCTTTTAAAGGGATGATCTTTAATAGAGAAAAAACTGACGATATATCTCAATGTGTTTGTCCACCATATGATGTTATTTCAAGTGTGAGATCGTATTACGTAAGAAGCTTATTCAATGCCATCAGATTAGAACTCCCTATGCCACTCCCTTCTATGAATAAATACTCAGTTGCCAGAGAAACACTGGAAGGATGGTTGAAAAAAGGGATATTGGTATGCGACAATAAGGAAACAATCTATATATACGAACAAGAATTTGAGGTCGAGCAAGTTACTTACCTGAGAAGAGGCTTTATTGCCCTTAATAAACTTGAAAAAAAGCGCATCTTAACCCACGAGGAAACAAGAAAAAAAGCAAAGGAAGACAGGGAGATGCTTATCTCTACACTAAAAACCTACACAAGCCTTATCTTTGGGCTCTATGAAGACAAACAACAGGAAATAGAAAATATCCTCATTGGGTCTGAAAAGGATAAAATATACGATTTTGTGGATGAACAATCCATAATAAACAGATTCTACAGAATGACAGATATAGAGGAAATGAAAAAACTGATCTTGCTTATGGAAGAAAAGAACATATACATAGCCGACGGGCATCATAGACTGGATGTCTCCTACAAATTGAACACTCCTTATATACCTCTTTATTTAACCAATATGTATTCAGAAGGTATCGTAATCCTTCCCTATCACAGAACCATAAAATTTAAAAAGAATATGGGTCTTGATGAACTATTGAAATCCATGGAAGGCTTTATTGATACAGAGAAATATCCTCTTCTGGATAACAACTCGACAAAGATCGCTCTACAAAAAATTTCCACACCATCAAAACCAACATTTATATTATACTCAAAAGATGATTTAACCAATTTATATATACTTACAGAAAAGGCACCCTTTTCTTTCACAAACAATGATGTTCATGAGGGTTTAAAAAAATTAAAAGTAAATGTACTCCATAGCGGAATCGTAAAAAAATTACTGAACATAAAGGAAGAAGAGATTTCATTTACTCAAGATCCATATAAAGCTATCACTCAGGTAAAAGAAGGCGCCCTTGATTTAGCTTTATTTCTTCCCCCCACCAAGGTTGAGGAGGTAAAAGATATAGCAGAAAATGGCCTTTATATGCCTCCTAAATCAACATTCTTCTATCCAAAGATACTTACAGGTCTTGTATTTTATAAATATGAATGA